In one Achromobacter spanius genomic region, the following are encoded:
- a CDS encoding MarR family winged helix-turn-helix transcriptional regulator: MLQQQTILHHEHVTVMPESRTSDLRPGMLDDIALMLGRQISVYNAACQSALAEKLGIALADLKALELVMEFDALPTGQLAQLMGISSGGATALINRLEAAGYVQRGRHPLDRRMIVIRPVEEQCQQLAQERQWVADAVTLMARRYDTAELESVHAFLAQCVRALRHDTLVWLETPSAHRDEQ; encoded by the coding sequence ATGCTGCAACAACAAACGATCCTTCACCATGAGCATGTGACCGTGATGCCTGAATCCCGCACGAGTGACCTGCGACCAGGCATGCTTGACGATATCGCCCTGATGCTGGGCCGGCAGATTTCGGTGTACAACGCCGCGTGCCAGTCGGCCCTGGCGGAAAAGCTGGGTATTGCCCTGGCTGATCTGAAAGCGCTGGAACTGGTGATGGAATTCGACGCCTTGCCCACCGGGCAGCTTGCCCAACTGATGGGCATCAGCTCGGGCGGCGCCACCGCCTTGATCAACCGGCTGGAGGCGGCGGGCTACGTGCAGCGCGGCCGCCATCCGCTGGACCGCAGGATGATCGTGATCCGGCCGGTAGAGGAACAGTGCCAGCAGTTGGCGCAGGAGCGCCAATGGGTGGCGGACGCGGTGACGCTGATGGCGCGGCGCTACGACACGGCCGAGCTGGAAAGCGTGCATGCCTTCCTGGCGCAATGCGTGCGCGCCTTGCGGCACGACACGCTGGTGTGGCTGGAAACGCCCAGCGCGCATCGCGACGAGCAGTAA
- a CDS encoding ABC transporter permease, which yields MPKIVFLWTDIALWLMVLSALAYLWHVRRSPNLRATWGRVARDTPAMCSAVILAAFTVVGLLDSVHYRPQLPPAPGAAANAAPIYAPVVKSVLDGLLAGTVLTQPERNYSQPLATKLFLKETMLVDDKPVRDFPRLRGAATHLTDPDTQHVGDVLKRLGWGVAGGLGVALLAAAVFYACLARRLGSASHAGQVLLRGESDVPWRAMAITFALLCMTVGALAGLSTGYHALGTDRIGNDVLWQALKSIRTALVIGSLTTIAMLPPAIIFGIAAGYFKGKVDDAIQYLYTTITSIPGVLLVAACALMMQVYIDNHADLFDTSVARADLRLFLLCMILGLTGWAGLCRLLRAETLKLRELEYVQAARAFGVSHWRIMARHLLPNVAHLVLITVVLEFSGLVLYEAVLSYLGIGVDPSMNSFGSMIDGARLEMSRDPMIWWSLMTAFLFMLALVLAANLFADAVRDAFDPRTRRYKPSRMARLGSVFGRGQGLAAEARPSKSGETP from the coding sequence ATGCCCAAGATCGTCTTCCTGTGGACCGACATTGCGCTGTGGCTGATGGTGCTGAGCGCGCTGGCCTACCTGTGGCATGTGCGCCGTAGCCCGAACCTGCGCGCGACCTGGGGGCGCGTGGCGCGCGACACGCCCGCCATGTGCTCGGCCGTCATCCTGGCCGCGTTTACCGTGGTGGGCTTGCTGGACTCGGTGCATTACCGACCGCAATTGCCGCCCGCGCCAGGGGCCGCCGCCAATGCCGCGCCTATTTATGCGCCAGTCGTGAAGTCCGTGCTGGACGGCCTGTTGGCCGGCACGGTGCTGACGCAACCGGAAAGAAACTATTCGCAGCCCTTGGCCACGAAGCTGTTCCTGAAGGAAACCATGTTGGTGGATGACAAGCCGGTGCGCGATTTTCCGCGCCTGCGCGGCGCCGCCACGCATCTGACGGATCCCGATACGCAACACGTGGGCGATGTCTTGAAACGCCTGGGCTGGGGCGTGGCGGGTGGCCTGGGCGTGGCGCTGTTGGCGGCGGCCGTGTTCTACGCCTGCCTGGCGCGCCGCCTGGGGTCGGCGTCGCATGCGGGGCAGGTATTGCTGCGCGGCGAATCGGATGTGCCCTGGCGGGCCATGGCCATCACTTTCGCCCTGTTGTGCATGACAGTCGGCGCGCTGGCGGGCCTGTCCACCGGCTACCACGCGCTGGGCACCGACCGCATCGGCAACGACGTCTTGTGGCAAGCGCTGAAAAGCATCCGCACGGCGCTTGTCATCGGCAGCCTGACCACCATCGCCATGTTGCCGCCGGCCATTATTTTTGGCATTGCCGCCGGCTACTTCAAAGGCAAGGTCGACGACGCCATCCAATACCTTTACACCACCATCACGTCGATTCCTGGTGTGCTGCTGGTGGCGGCCTGCGCGCTGATGATGCAGGTGTACATCGACAACCATGCCGACCTGTTCGACACCTCGGTTGCGCGTGCGGACCTGCGGCTGTTCCTGCTCTGCATGATTCTTGGGCTGACCGGCTGGGCGGGCCTGTGCCGCCTGCTGCGCGCCGAAACCTTGAAACTGCGCGAACTTGAATACGTGCAGGCGGCGCGCGCGTTCGGCGTGTCGCACTGGCGTATCATGGCGCGGCACCTGTTGCCCAATGTGGCGCACCTGGTGCTGATCACGGTGGTGCTGGAATTCTCGGGCCTCGTGCTCTATGAAGCCGTGCTGTCCTACCTGGGCATCGGGGTGGACCCCAGCATGAATTCCTTTGGCTCGATGATCGACGGGGCGCGCCTGGAAATGTCTCGCGATCCCATGATCTGGTGGAGCCTGATGACCGCGTTTCTCTTCATGCTGGCGCTGGTGCTGGCGGCCAACCTGTTTGCCGACGCCGTGCGCGATGCCTTCGATCCGCGCACCCGCCGCTACAAGCCCAGCCGCATGGCGCGTCTGGGCAGCGTGTTCGGCCGCGGCCAAGGCTTGGCCGCCGAAGCGCGTCCCAGCAAATCGGGAGAGACGCCATGA
- a CDS encoding ABC transporter permease, whose protein sequence is MIGYVIRRLLYGVLILIGVNLLTFILFFAVNTPDDMARLAIGGQRASQDAVEKWKVERGYDKPLFFNAQAQGVAQLTDTIFYQRSVPLLVMDFGASDSGRDIGREIQTRMGPSLALAVPTFVLGLFVSIVFSLTLVYFRATRLDFWGVVVCVLLLSISSLFYIIAGQWVFAKLLRLVPFSGFSGGLDVVKFLALPVLIAIISRLGPEARFYRTLFLEEIGKDYVRTARAKGLAERVVLFRHVLRNAMLPILTSTVAALPLLFMGSLIAESFFGIPGLGSYTIDAINAQDFSVVRAMVFLGAALYIVGLILADISYTLADPRVRFE, encoded by the coding sequence ATGATCGGCTACGTCATCCGCCGGCTGCTGTATGGCGTGCTGATCCTGATCGGCGTGAACCTGTTAACGTTCATCCTGTTCTTCGCGGTCAACACGCCCGACGACATGGCGCGCCTGGCCATCGGCGGGCAGCGCGCCAGCCAGGACGCGGTGGAAAAATGGAAGGTCGAGCGCGGCTACGACAAGCCCTTGTTCTTCAATGCTCAGGCGCAAGGCGTGGCGCAACTGACCGACACCATCTTCTATCAGCGCTCGGTGCCACTGTTGGTCATGGATTTTGGCGCGTCGGATAGCGGGCGCGACATCGGCCGCGAGATTCAGACGCGGATGGGCCCCAGCCTGGCGCTGGCCGTGCCCACCTTCGTGCTGGGGCTGTTCGTCAGTATTGTGTTTTCGCTGACGCTGGTGTATTTCCGCGCCACGCGGTTGGACTTCTGGGGCGTGGTGGTGTGCGTGCTGCTGCTGTCGATTTCCAGCCTGTTCTACATCATCGCGGGCCAGTGGGTGTTCGCCAAGCTGTTGCGGCTGGTGCCGTTTTCGGGGTTTTCGGGCGGGCTGGACGTGGTCAAGTTCCTGGCGCTGCCGGTGCTGATCGCCATCATTTCCCGCCTGGGTCCCGAAGCGCGTTTCTACCGCACGCTGTTCCTGGAAGAAATCGGCAAGGACTACGTGCGCACCGCGCGCGCCAAGGGCCTGGCCGAGCGCGTGGTGCTGTTTCGCCATGTGCTGCGCAACGCCATGCTGCCCATCCTGACCAGCACCGTCGCCGCCTTGCCCTTGCTCTTCATGGGCAGCCTGATCGCCGAATCGTTCTTCGGCATTCCCGGGCTGGGCAGTTACACCATCGACGCCATCAACGCGCAAGACTTTTCCGTGGTGCGCGCCATGGTGTTCCTGGGCGCGGCGCTGTACATCGTGGGGCTGATCCTGGCCGACATTTCCTACACGCTGGCTGACCCCCGCGTTCGATTCGAGTAG
- a CDS encoding ATP-dependent helicase — translation MSDHNPPLNSRPDPLADLNPAQREAAEFGVSAPGGGAAAGDDGPLLVIAGAGSGKTNTLAHRVAHLILNGADPQRMLLLTFSRRAAQEMDRRVGSVLQRVMNLRGSQQAPSLPWAGTFHAIGARLLRDCALRIGLSEAFTIHDRGDAEDLMGMVRHEQGLSSTKSRFPLKGTCLAIYSRVVNSQSPVADVLKTSFPWCAQWEDELKTLFRGYVAAKQDQQVLDYDDLLLYWAEMMSDPGIAADVGARFDHVLVDEYQDTNRLQSAILLAMKPDGRGLTVVGDDAQSIYSFRAATVRNILDFPTQFPKPARVITLDRNYRSTQPILNASNAVIGLATERFAKDLWTDRASSQLPELVTVSDEAGQARWVADQVLAQREGGATLKSQAALFRTASHSAALELELTRRNIPFVKFGGLRFLEAAHVKDLLSLLRWAENPRGRMAGFRVAQLMPGIGPATAGKLMDAMSASAEPLRALREFKPGAAAQQEWGAFADTYAALCDPGLRWPADVDLALRWYAGQLERLYDDARVRKTDLDQLVRLAAGYPSRERFLTELTLDPPDATSDESGAPSRDEDYMILSTIHSAKGQEWKAVYVLNVVDGCIPSDMSTGTAEEIEEERRLLYVAMTRAKERLQLIVPQRFYVHQQTGMGDRHVYGSRTRYITNAMLPLFDHLPKPPALADLPGGGAAKEPQAPTIDVTKRVRSLFS, via the coding sequence ATGTCCGACCACAATCCCCCTTTGAATTCCCGCCCCGACCCCCTAGCCGACCTGAACCCCGCCCAACGTGAAGCCGCCGAATTCGGCGTCAGCGCGCCTGGGGGCGGGGCGGCGGCGGGCGACGACGGCCCCTTGCTGGTGATCGCCGGGGCGGGCTCGGGCAAGACCAACACGCTGGCGCACCGCGTTGCCCACCTGATCCTGAACGGCGCCGACCCGCAGCGCATGCTGCTGCTGACGTTTTCGCGCCGCGCGGCCCAGGAAATGGATCGTCGCGTGGGCAGCGTGCTGCAACGGGTCATGAACCTGCGCGGCTCGCAGCAGGCGCCGTCGCTGCCGTGGGCGGGCACCTTCCACGCCATCGGCGCGCGGCTGCTGCGTGATTGCGCGCTGCGCATCGGGCTGTCGGAAGCCTTCACCATCCACGACCGGGGCGACGCCGAAGACTTGATGGGCATGGTCCGCCACGAACAGGGCCTGTCGTCGACCAAGTCGCGCTTTCCCCTGAAGGGCACTTGCCTGGCCATCTATTCGCGCGTGGTCAACAGCCAGAGCCCGGTGGCCGATGTGCTGAAGACCTCGTTCCCCTGGTGCGCGCAATGGGAAGACGAACTGAAGACGCTGTTTCGCGGCTATGTGGCGGCCAAGCAGGACCAGCAGGTGCTGGACTACGACGACCTGCTGCTGTACTGGGCCGAAATGATGTCTGACCCCGGCATCGCGGCGGATGTCGGCGCGCGCTTCGACCATGTGCTGGTGGACGAATACCAGGACACCAACCGCCTGCAATCCGCCATTCTTCTGGCCATGAAGCCCGACGGGCGCGGCCTGACGGTGGTGGGCGACGATGCGCAATCCATTTATTCGTTTCGCGCGGCCACCGTGCGCAACATCCTGGATTTTCCAACGCAGTTTCCCAAGCCCGCCCGCGTCATCACGCTGGACCGCAACTACCGTTCGACCCAGCCCATCCTGAATGCTTCCAATGCGGTGATCGGGCTGGCCACGGAACGCTTCGCCAAAGACCTCTGGACCGACCGTGCGTCGTCGCAATTGCCGGAACTGGTCACCGTCAGCGACGAAGCCGGGCAGGCGCGCTGGGTGGCCGACCAGGTGCTGGCGCAGCGCGAAGGCGGCGCCACGCTGAAGTCGCAAGCCGCGCTGTTCCGCACGGCCAGCCACAGCGCCGCACTGGAATTGGAACTGACCCGGCGCAACATTCCCTTCGTGAAATTCGGCGGCCTGCGCTTTCTGGAAGCCGCGCACGTGAAGGATTTGTTGTCGCTGTTGCGCTGGGCCGAGAACCCGCGCGGCCGCATGGCGGGCTTTCGCGTGGCGCAGTTGATGCCCGGCATAGGCCCGGCCACCGCCGGCAAGCTGATGGACGCCATGTCCGCCAGCGCCGAACCGTTGCGCGCGCTGCGTGAATTCAAACCGGGCGCGGCGGCGCAGCAAGAGTGGGGCGCGTTCGCCGATACCTATGCGGCGCTGTGCGACCCCGGCCTGCGCTGGCCCGCCGACGTGGACCTGGCCTTGCGCTGGTACGCAGGCCAGCTTGAACGCCTGTATGACGACGCCCGCGTGCGCAAGACCGACCTGGACCAGTTGGTGCGGCTGGCGGCGGGCTACCCCTCGCGCGAACGCTTCCTGACCGAACTCACGCTGGACCCGCCCGACGCCACCAGCGACGAATCCGGCGCGCCCTCGCGCGACGAGGACTACATGATTCTGTCCACCATCCACTCGGCCAAGGGCCAGGAATGGAAGGCGGTCTATGTGCTGAACGTGGTTGACGGCTGCATCCCTTCCGACATGAGCACCGGCACCGCCGAAGAGATCGAGGAAGAACGCCGCCTGCTGTATGTGGCCATGACGCGCGCCAAGGAACGCCTGCAATTGATCGTGCCGCAGCGCTTCTACGTGCATCAGCAAACCGGCATGGGCGACCGCCACGTTTACGGTTCGCGCACGCGCTACATCACCAATGCCATGCTGCCGCTGTTCGACCACCTGCCCAAGCCGCCCGCGCTGGCCGACCTGCCTGGCGGCGGCGCGGCCAAGGAACCGCAGGCCCCCACCATTGACGTGACCAAGCGGGTGCGCAGCCTGTTCTCATAG
- a CDS encoding magnesium and cobalt transport protein CorA translates to MSAEENFADLHKGEVVASIAYVNGRRDREVPIDEVGQYIAQFSSQSDQQSDSKTPAQLPGMLWIGLRNPTPELLARVAGELGACDKNQEEMLEPHRRPKIIDYGNMVLIVTITVEVEAERPVFGETQLLIGDGFLVTVRRGATAAHSPLRERLEASPDLLKRGSDYVASEVLDWLVDRYVAAAGKIETVVEGAEQKLLIRGAKDSDIRRLYRQRRDLLRIHTVVSPMAEICRRLARVEMSAVDEHARPYFGEVADRVLRVDELFNALRESLAFAFEASLMIGQAAQNDTTRKLASWAAILAVPTAIAGIYGMNFEFMPELKSPWGYPVTLGVIASICSLLYWRFRKSGWL, encoded by the coding sequence ATGTCCGCTGAAGAGAATTTTGCCGACCTCCACAAGGGCGAGGTGGTTGCGTCGATTGCCTATGTGAACGGCCGCCGCGACCGCGAAGTGCCCATCGACGAGGTGGGCCAGTACATCGCCCAATTCAGTAGCCAAAGCGACCAGCAAAGCGACAGCAAAACGCCGGCTCAACTGCCCGGCATGCTGTGGATCGGCCTGCGCAACCCTACGCCCGAACTGCTGGCCCGCGTCGCCGGAGAACTGGGCGCCTGCGACAAGAACCAGGAAGAGATGCTGGAACCGCATCGGCGGCCCAAGATCATCGACTACGGCAACATGGTGCTTATCGTGACCATCACGGTCGAGGTCGAAGCTGAACGCCCGGTCTTTGGAGAAACCCAATTACTGATCGGCGACGGCTTCCTGGTCACGGTGCGGCGCGGCGCCACGGCGGCACACAGCCCGCTGCGCGAACGGCTGGAAGCCTCGCCCGACCTGCTCAAGCGCGGCAGCGACTACGTGGCTTCCGAAGTGCTGGACTGGCTGGTTGACCGCTACGTGGCGGCGGCCGGCAAGATCGAAACCGTGGTGGAAGGCGCTGAACAAAAGCTGCTGATCCGTGGCGCCAAGGATTCCGACATCCGCCGCCTGTACCGCCAGCGCCGCGACCTGCTGCGCATTCACACCGTGGTGTCGCCCATGGCCGAAATCTGCCGACGCCTGGCGCGGGTGGAAATGTCCGCCGTGGATGAACACGCCCGACCGTACTTCGGCGAGGTCGCCGACCGGGTGTTGCGGGTGGATGAACTTTTCAATGCGCTGCGCGAATCGCTGGCCTTCGCGTTCGAAGCCAGCCTGATGATCGGCCAGGCCGCGCAGAACGACACCACGCGCAAGCTGGCGTCCTGGGCCGCCATCCTGGCGGTGCCCACCGCTATCGCAGGTATTTACGGCATGAACTTCGAATTCATGCCCGAGCTGAAATCACCCTGGGGCTATCCCGTGACGCTGGGCGTCATTGCGTCGATCTGCTCGCTTCTTTACTGGCGCTTCCGGAAATCGGGCTGGCTGTAG
- a CDS encoding ABC transporter ATP-binding protein, giving the protein MSKSPSQNPPLLAVRGLEVDIAGEAGMTHAVKRLELAISRRETFALVGESGCGKSITALALLRLLPDAGRIVGGQIDLDGQDLNKLPESAMRGVRGGRIGIIFQEPSTSLNPVMRVGDQIIETLTAHTPLRGAAARARAIDWLRRVGIPEPERRVDDYPFQFSGGQKQRVMIAIALAAEPLLLIADEPTTALDVTVQAQVLDLLADIQREMGMAVLLITHDLAVVKNVAHHVALMRGGEIVESASADEFFRAPKHPYARQLFEAIPTFGKRGAPLTAQAREAIAQDGGKRATPRAALGAGGLVLDVQDLKVHYPVRKGPLRRTVSWVKAVDGVTFTLRAGETLALLGESGCGKTTTGKALLRLIDGARISGRAMLQGKDLLAADRRTLRDLRQDIQIVFQDPYASLDPRMRVGDILDEGLASLRRGMSQQARAAHAAQLIERVGLPANTLTRYPHEFSGGQRQRIAIARALAVEPKVLICDEPTSALDVSVQAQILDLLRELQSELGIAYLFITHNFGVVEYLADRIAVMDGGRIVELGDADTVLHAPRQELTRRLLAAVPRLEFGTSSVD; this is encoded by the coding sequence ATGAGCAAAAGCCCGAGCCAAAACCCGCCCTTGCTGGCGGTGCGCGGCCTGGAAGTGGACATTGCGGGCGAGGCCGGCATGACGCATGCCGTCAAGCGGCTGGAGTTGGCCATTTCGCGGCGCGAGACTTTTGCGCTGGTCGGCGAATCGGGCTGCGGAAAAAGCATTACGGCGCTGGCCTTGTTGCGCTTGCTGCCAGACGCGGGCCGTATCGTGGGCGGGCAGATCGACCTGGACGGACAAGACCTGAACAAGCTGCCCGAAAGCGCCATGCGCGGTGTGCGCGGCGGCCGTATCGGCATCATCTTCCAGGAACCGTCCACCAGCTTGAACCCCGTCATGCGCGTGGGTGACCAGATCATCGAAACCCTGACGGCGCATACGCCCTTGCGCGGCGCGGCGGCGCGCGCGCGGGCCATTGATTGGCTGCGCCGAGTGGGCATTCCCGAGCCCGAGCGGCGCGTGGACGACTACCCATTCCAGTTTTCGGGCGGACAGAAGCAGCGTGTCATGATCGCCATTGCGCTGGCGGCGGAACCGCTGCTGCTGATCGCCGACGAACCGACCACGGCGCTGGACGTCACGGTGCAAGCGCAGGTGCTGGACCTGCTGGCCGACATCCAGCGTGAAATGGGCATGGCGGTGCTGCTGATCACCCATGATCTGGCGGTGGTGAAGAACGTGGCGCATCACGTGGCGCTGATGCGCGGCGGCGAGATCGTTGAAAGCGCCAGTGCCGATGAATTTTTCCGCGCGCCCAAGCATCCCTATGCGCGGCAACTGTTCGAAGCCATTCCCACCTTTGGCAAGCGTGGCGCGCCGCTGACGGCGCAGGCGCGCGAGGCCATCGCGCAAGACGGTGGCAAGCGCGCTACGCCGCGCGCCGCGCTTGGCGCGGGCGGCCTGGTGCTGGATGTGCAGGACCTGAAGGTGCATTACCCGGTGCGCAAAGGGCCCTTGCGGCGCACCGTGTCCTGGGTCAAAGCCGTGGACGGCGTGACGTTTACCCTGCGCGCGGGCGAAACGCTGGCCCTGCTGGGCGAGTCCGGCTGCGGCAAGACCACTACGGGCAAGGCGCTGCTGCGGCTGATCGACGGTGCCCGCATCTCGGGCCGCGCCATGCTGCAAGGCAAGGACTTGCTGGCGGCCGACCGCCGCACGCTGCGCGATCTGCGGCAAGACATCCAGATTGTGTTTCAAGACCCCTATGCCTCGCTCGACCCGCGCATGCGCGTGGGCGACATCCTGGATGAAGGCCTGGCGTCGTTGCGGCGGGGCATGAGCCAGCAAGCACGCGCCGCGCACGCCGCGCAACTGATTGAGCGCGTGGGCTTGCCAGCCAACACGCTGACGCGCTATCCCCATGAATTCTCGGGCGGCCAGCGCCAGCGCATCGCCATTGCGCGCGCGTTGGCCGTTGAACCCAAGGTCCTGATCTGCGACGAACCCACGTCCGCCCTGGACGTGTCGGTGCAGGCGCAGATCCTGGATCTGCTGCGCGAGCTTCAGAGCGAACTGGGCATTGCGTATCTGTTCATCACGCACAACTTCGGCGTGGTCGAATACCTGGCGGATCGCATCGCCGTCATGGATGGCGGGCGCATCGTTGAACTGGGCGATGCCGATACCGTTCTGCACGCGCCGCGCCAGGAATTGACGCGCCGGCTACTGGCGGCGGTGCCGCGTCTGGAGTTCGGTACGTCAAGCGTGGACTGA
- a CDS encoding ABC transporter substrate-binding protein, translating into MLAMKRLGATAMLMLLALAGCSKEGPINSPYPSGAESQNTFYSAFVQRSPKYLDPASSYSGDETPYTYNIYEPLYGYHYLKRPYELVPRAAQSIDPPQYLDAQGQPLPADAPGETIAESVYDIKIRPGVRYQPHPAFARNADGSYDYYPLADGELKDKYYIPDFPRTGTRELTADDYVYAFRRLASPRVVSPIYSVMADHVVGMQEYGDRLRQRDQAARRDLPGGGAATWLDLREADGFTGVQALDPHTLRIRVKGKYPQFKYWLAMTFTAPIPWEADRFYNQPGMAEHDLSLNTWPVGTGPYMMAESLQNRRHVLVRNPNYHGEAYPCEGEPGDKEAGLLADCGKPTPFIDRAVFSLEKEAIPLIGKFMQGYYDVPQIERGEYGVAMLVAAGDSQDKAKQYREHGIRLPTTVETANWYMGFNWLDPVVGKGDTPEQAEKNRKLRQAISIVFDWEEFVTVFENDQASVAQGPVPPGVLGYREPPEGVNPVVYNLVDGKPVRKSVDVAKRLLAEAGYPNGRSAETGAPLVLYYDAMQGGGSNPRFDWMRRQMAKIGVQLDVRSTDYNRFQDKMKRGAAQIFLWGWNADYPDAENFLFLLYGPNAKARGGGENAANYDSPEFNKLFEQMKFLDDGPEKEQLIAKMVAVVQRDAPWMFGYFPMSGGAYQQWVGNAKPTQMVRNTLQYMKIDPQLRQQKINEWNVPRWWPIGLFVLLLALAIWPSYVALKRRERQTAFGPVGRKEHQS; encoded by the coding sequence ATGCTTGCTATGAAGCGGCTCGGGGCAACAGCCATGCTGATGTTGCTGGCGCTGGCGGGCTGCTCGAAAGAAGGGCCCATCAACAGCCCGTATCCGTCCGGCGCCGAAAGTCAGAACACGTTCTACTCTGCGTTCGTTCAGCGTTCGCCCAAGTACCTGGACCCGGCAAGCTCTTATTCCGGCGACGAAACGCCCTATACGTACAACATCTACGAGCCCTTGTACGGCTATCACTATCTGAAGCGGCCCTATGAACTGGTGCCGCGCGCCGCGCAGTCCATCGATCCGCCGCAGTATCTGGACGCCCAGGGCCAGCCGCTGCCAGCCGATGCGCCGGGCGAAACCATCGCCGAAAGCGTTTACGACATCAAGATCCGGCCGGGCGTGCGCTACCAGCCGCACCCGGCCTTTGCCCGCAACGCGGATGGCAGCTACGACTACTACCCGCTTGCCGACGGCGAACTCAAGGACAAGTACTACATTCCCGACTTTCCGCGCACCGGCACGCGCGAGCTGACGGCGGACGACTACGTCTATGCCTTTCGCCGCCTGGCCAGCCCGCGCGTCGTGTCGCCCATCTATTCGGTAATGGCCGACCACGTGGTGGGCATGCAGGAATATGGCGACCGGCTGCGCCAACGCGACCAGGCCGCGCGCCGCGATCTTCCCGGCGGGGGCGCCGCCACGTGGCTGGACCTGCGCGAGGCCGACGGCTTTACCGGCGTGCAGGCGCTGGATCCGCACACGCTGCGCATCCGCGTCAAAGGCAAGTATCCGCAGTTCAAATACTGGCTGGCCATGACGTTCACGGCGCCCATTCCCTGGGAGGCCGACCGCTTCTACAACCAGCCCGGCATGGCCGAGCACGACCTGTCCTTGAACACCTGGCCGGTCGGCACGGGCCCTTACATGATGGCGGAATCATTGCAGAACCGCCGCCACGTGCTGGTGCGCAACCCCAACTACCACGGCGAAGCCTACCCCTGCGAGGGCGAGCCCGGCGACAAGGAAGCCGGCCTGTTGGCCGACTGCGGCAAGCCCACGCCCTTCATCGACCGCGCGGTGTTCAGCCTGGAAAAAGAGGCCATCCCGCTGATCGGAAAATTCATGCAGGGCTACTACGACGTGCCGCAGATCGAACGCGGCGAATACGGCGTGGCCATGCTGGTGGCCGCGGGCGACAGCCAGGACAAGGCCAAGCAGTACCGCGAGCACGGCATCCGCCTGCCCACCACGGTGGAAACCGCCAACTGGTACATGGGCTTCAACTGGCTGGACCCGGTGGTGGGCAAGGGCGACACGCCCGAGCAGGCGGAAAAGAACCGCAAGCTGCGCCAGGCCATCAGCATCGTGTTCGATTGGGAAGAATTCGTCACCGTGTTCGAAAACGACCAGGCCTCGGTGGCGCAAGGCCCGGTGCCGCCGGGTGTGCTGGGTTACCGCGAGCCGCCCGAAGGGGTGAACCCGGTTGTCTACAACCTGGTGGACGGCAAGCCGGTGCGCAAATCCGTGGACGTGGCCAAGCGCCTGCTGGCCGAAGCGGGCTACCCGAACGGACGCAGCGCCGAGACCGGCGCGCCGCTGGTGCTGTATTACGACGCCATGCAAGGCGGCGGCTCGAACCCGCGCTTTGACTGGATGCGCCGGCAAATGGCCAAGATCGGCGTGCAACTGGACGTGCGATCCACCGACTACAACCGCTTCCAGGACAAGATGAAGCGCGGCGCGGCGCAGATTTTCCTGTGGGGCTGGAACGCCGATTATCCCGATGCCGAAAACTTCCTGTTCCTGCTTTACGGCCCCAACGCCAAGGCCCGCGGGGGCGGTGAGAACGCGGCCAACTACGACAGCCCCGAATTCAACAAGCTTTTCGAACAGATGAAATTCCTGGACGATGGCCCCGAGAAAGAACAACTGATCGCCAAGATGGTGGCGGTGGTGCAGCGCGACGCGCCCTGGATGTTCGGCTATTTTCCGATGTCGGGCGGCGCCTACCAGCAGTGGGTCGGCAACGCCAAGCCTACGCAGATGGTGCGCAACACGCTTCAGTACATGAAGATCGATCCGCAACTCCGGCAGCAGAAGATCAACGAATGGAACGTCCCAAGGTGGTGGCCGATCGGTCTGTTCGTGCTGCTGCTGGCGCTGGCAATCTGGCCGTCCTACGTCGCGCTCAAGCGCCGTGAGCGCCAGACCGCCTTCGGCCCGGTCGGGCGCAAGGAGCATCAATCATGA
- a CDS encoding thermonuclease family protein: MRGKPPFRGGGKLTALIVALILAAAGAIVNWLQPSGRGDSPPASRQPQSQSTPAQPSAPSSRPGAALSGGIPAGSYTLTGAIVNVADGDTVTLRASGGQRRIRMDSIDAPEEGHGADQPGQPYAEASRKHLADLVAGKTLTAQCYEQDQYGRDVCALILEDGRSANRLQVEAGYAWAYTARKGAYLRDKALPGLQRQAKDAKRGLWAQPAAMQPWKWRYDCWRQRQCG, from the coding sequence GTGCGTGGCAAACCCCCATTTCGCGGCGGCGGCAAGCTGACCGCCCTGATCGTCGCCCTGATCCTTGCGGCGGCGGGCGCCATCGTCAATTGGCTGCAGCCCTCGGGGCGCGGCGATTCCCCTCCGGCCTCGCGCCAACCCCAATCCCAAAGCACACCCGCGCAGCCGTCCGCGCCTTCCTCGCGGCCTGGCGCCGCGCTGTCGGGCGGCATACCGGCGGGCAGCTACACGCTGACCGGCGCGATCGTCAACGTGGCTGACGGCGACACCGTCACGCTGCGCGCCAGCGGCGGCCAGCGCCGCATCCGCATGGACAGCATTGATGCGCCCGAAGAGGGCCACGGCGCCGACCAGCCCGGCCAACCCTATGCCGAAGCCTCGCGCAAGCATCTGGCCGACCTGGTGGCGGGCAAGACCCTGACCGCCCAGTGCTACGAACAAGACCAATACGGCCGCGACGTATGCGCGCTGATCCTGGAAGACGGGCGCTCTGCCAACCGCTTGCAGGTGGAAGCGGGCTACGCCTGGGCCTACACCGCCAGAAAGGGCGCATACCTGCGCGACAAGGCCCTGCCTGGCCTGCAACGCCAGGCCAAAGACGCCAAGCGCGGCCTGTGGGCGCAGCCCGCCGCCATGCAGCCCTGGAAGTGGCGCTATGACTGCTGGCGTCAGCGCCAGTGCGGCTGA